The proteins below are encoded in one region of Ostrea edulis chromosome 3, xbOstEdul1.1, whole genome shotgun sequence:
- the LOC125682814 gene encoding serine-aspartate repeat-containing protein F-like, with product MNAKRKIRKRKVEESLLLNSEQRESDEKENFEAKFINEEIGQGVFAKKKFIEGEILLEYRGELIEGDFDFEDDTYVFQLHFKRKQFCIDATENRSFGRLLNDEHKKPNCKATIIEEDGKPHVYFVAVRDINTGEELRYNYGPGIYSWRTSKTRQRCKIGGDKDSKQGSTNKDSDSTRGATTKDLDSPRGSTTKGSHSGSPRGVTTKDSDSMGGSTTKDSHSDSTQGATTKDLHQDSTRGATTKDSDSTQGATTKDSHQDSTQGATTKDSHQDSAQGATTKASHQDSAQGATIKDSHQDSTRGATTKDSHSDSTQGATTKDSHLDSAQGATIKDSHQDSTRGATTKDSHSDSTQGATTKDSHQDSTQGATTKDSHQDSAQGATIKDSHQDSTRGATTKDSHSDSTQGATTKDSHQDSTRGATTKDSHQDSARGATTKDSHSDSTQGATTKDSHQDSAQGATIKDSDSTGGSTTKDSDSPQGATTKGSHSDSMRGATTKDADSMRGATTKDSDSPRGATTKDSDSPRGATTKDSDSPRGAITKDSDYPRGATTKDSDYPRGATTKDSDSTRGATTKDLDSDSMQGATTKDLDSDSMQGATTKDLDSDSMRGATTKKSDFTRGATTKDSRLEDVGMCLAKITVIKKDDSLGAIYHMNEEECVIGSGRECNIKVSLTNVDNIHAVVVVDRFKASVTNFSKKFPVILNGKPIEIGKELNDGDMLVIGGRKFLFNHKKSCNSHWDLFEDSSEHSDPFDPDYEMSEDADNVTSEDSCDEIIEEEVEHVSDSGSDVIPYQGPLQFLDQEETVSSTSELMALNSASKHQKQRATDFVIKNDIISSTVKDVEVQQSGNQDGIRVWDKVHYCVYCEKGFTNITKHYLGVHSNETDVQHIQSHPLKSTNRKLALMKLRNNGDFQHNYEVLRTRHGTLVTFTRNWNETSADQFLPCQYCLGFSLNLLYGDTPKIVRLLLKEKKNTEKYHHNPCCFFQLAQMLAKA from the exons CAATTTTG CATTGATGCTACCGAAAACAGATCATTTGGAAGATTACTAAATGATGAGCACAAAAAACCAAATTGTAAAGCAACGATAATTGAAGAAGATGGTAAACCCCATGTATATTTTGTTGCTGTCAGAGACATAAACACTGGGGAAGAACTACGATATAACTATGGTCCAGGAATTTATAGTTGGAGAACCTCTAAAACG cGCCAAAGATGCAAAATAGGTGGAGACAAAGACTCTAAGCAAGGATCCACCAACAAAGATTCAGACTCTACACGaggagccaccaccaaagatttAGACTCTCCGAGAGGATCCACCACCAAAGGTTCACATTCAGGCTCTCCGCGAGGAGTCACCACCAAAGATTCAGACTCTATGGGAGGATccaccaccaaagattcacACTCAGACTCTACACAaggagccaccaccaaagatttACACCAAGACTCTACACGaggagccaccaccaaagattcagACTCTACACAaggagccaccaccaaagattcacACCAAGACTCTACACAaggagccaccaccaaagattcacACCAAGACTCTGCACAAGGAGCCACCACCAAAGCTTCACACCAAGACTCTGCACAAGGAGCCACCATCAAAGATTCACACCAAGACTCTACACGaggagccaccaccaaagattcacACTCAGACTCTACACAaggagccaccaccaaagattcacACCTAGACTCTGCACAAGGAGCCACCATCAAAGATTCACACCAAGACTCTACACGaggagccaccaccaaagattcacACTCAGACTCTACACAaggagccaccaccaaagattcacACCAAGACTCTACACAaggagccaccaccaaagattcacACCAAGACTCTGCACAAGGAGCCACCATCAAAGATTCACACCAAGACTCTACACGGggagccaccaccaaagattcacACTCAGACTCTACACAaggagccaccaccaaagattcacACCAAGACTCTACACGaggagccaccaccaaagattcacACCAAGACTCTGCACGaggagccaccaccaaagattcacACTCAGACTCTACACAaggagccaccaccaaagattcacACCAAGACTCTGCACAAGGAGCCACCATCAAAGATTCAGACTCTACAGGAGGATccaccaccaaagattcagACTCTCCACAAGGAGCCACTACCAAAGGTTCACATTCAGACTCTATGCGAGGGGCCACTACCAAAGATGCAGACTCTATGCGAGGGgccaccaccaaagattcagACTCTCCACGaggagccaccaccaaagattcagACTCTCCGCGaggagccaccaccaaagattcagACTCTCCACGAGGAGCCATCACCAAAGATTCAGACTATCCACGTggagccaccaccaaagattcagACTATCCACGaggagccaccaccaaagattcagACTCTACACGaggagccaccaccaaagatttAGACTCAGACTCTATGCAaggagccaccaccaaagatttAGACTCAGACTCTATGCAaggagccaccaccaaagatttAGACTCAGACTCTATGCGAGGAGCCACCACTAAAAAGTCAGACTTTACACGaggagccaccaccaaagattcacGCTTAGaag ATGTTGGGATGTGTCTTGCAAAAATAACGGTGATCAAGAAGGATGATAGTTTAGGAGCCATTTACCATATGAATGAAGAGGAATGTGTCATTGGAAG tGGAAGAGAGTGTAATATAAAAGTGTCCCTAACAAATGTTGACAATATTCATGCAGTTGTTGTAGTTGACAGATTCAAG GCTTCCGTAACAAATTTTAGTAAAAAGTTTCCTGTCATTCTCAATGGAAAACCAATTGAAATTGGCAAAGAATTGAATGATGGAGATATGTTGGTCATTGGTGGCagaaaatttttattcaatcatAAGAAAA GTTGCAATAGTCACTGGGATCTTTTTGAGGACTCGTCTGAACATTCTGATCCTTTTGACCCAGACTATGAAATGTCAGAGGATGCAGACAATGTGACTTCAGAAGACAGTTGTGATGAAATAATTGAGGAAGAAGTTGAACATGTTTCAGATTCAGGTTCGGATGTTATTCCTTATCAAGGACCACTCCAATTTTTGGACCAGGAGGAAACAGTTAGTTCAACATCAGAGCTTATGGCTTTAAATTCAGCATCAAAGCACCAAAAGCAAAGAGCTACAGATTTTGTAATCAAGAATGACATCATTTCAAGTACCGTTAAAGATGTGGAAGTTCAGCAATCTGGGAATCAGGATGGGATTCGTGTTTGGGACAAGGTACACTATTGTGTGTACTGCGAAAAAGGATTCACCAATATAACTAAACATTATTTGGGAGTACATTCAAATGAAACAGATGTGCAACATATCCAATCTCATCCTTTAAAGTCCACCAATAGAAAACTTGCCCTAATGAAGCTGAGAAACAATGGTGATTTTCAACACAATTATGAAGTGTTAAGAACACGCCATGGAACTTTAGTAACTTTTACTAGAAATTGGAATGAAACTTCTGCAGACCAATTTCTTCCTTGTCAATATTGTTTGGGTTTTTCCTTAAATCTTCTTTATGGCGACACACCAAAAATTGTCCGTTTGCTcctgaaagaaaagaaaaatacagaAAAGTATCATCACAATCCATGCTGCTTCTTCCAACTAGCACAGATGTTAGCGAAGGCCTAA